The genomic segment TTCCTTTGTGTTATGCCTTCTTAACAGCCTTAACAGAATCTCTTATAATCACAAGGCTCTTCTTAGGTCCTGGGACAGCACCCTTTATAAGTATTACATTCTTTTCTGGGTCAACCTTAACTATTTCAAGATTTTGAATAGTAGTCTTTACTGCTCCCATATGTCCTGGCATCTTCTTACCTTTGAAAGTTCTTGATGGGAATGATGAAGCACCCATTGAACCTACGCCTCTGTGATACTTTGAGCCGTGTGACATTGGTCCTCTATTTGCATTCCATCTCTTCACAACACCTTGATATCCTTTACCCTTTGAGGTTCCTGTCACGTCAACCTTTTCACCAACTTCAAAGATATCAGCCTTTATTTCTGAGCCTACTTCATATCCATTGATATCTTCAAGTCTTAATTCCTTAACAAATCTCTTAGGCTTAAGGTTTGCCTTTTCAAAGTGTCCCTTTTCTGGTTTGTTTACAAGCTTTTCTCTTATATCTTCGAAACCAACTTGTATAGCATCGTATCCATCTGTTTCAACTGTTTTCTTTTGAACTACAACACATGGACCTGCTTGAATCACTGTAACTGGAATTACTTTTCCTTCTTCAGTGAATATTTGAGTCATTCCCAACTTTCTTCCTAATATTCCT from the Caloramator mitchellensis genome contains:
- the rplC gene encoding 50S ribosomal protein L3; the encoded protein is MKKGILGRKLGMTQIFTEEGKVIPVTVIQAGPCVVVQKKTVETDGYDAIQVGFEDIREKLVNKPEKGHFEKANLKPKRFVKELRLEDINGYEVGSEIKADIFEVGEKVDVTGTSKGKGYQGVVKRWNANRGPMSHGSKYHRGVGSMGASSFPSRTFKGKKMPGHMGAVKTTIQNLEIVKVDPEKNVILIKGAVPGPKKSLVIIRDSVKAVKKA